One genomic window of Moorella glycerini includes the following:
- a CDS encoding Uma2 family endonuclease codes for MYPPQGRLSSTDKVTKAQVYARYGVPYYWVVDPQEKTVEEFRLERGIYMLIRRWEKEEPFTPELFPGLAVELAKVWA; via the coding sequence CTGTACCCGCCGCAGGGGAGATTATCCTCTACCGATAAAGTAACCAAGGCTCAGGTCTATGCCCGTTATGGCGTACCTTACTACTGGGTGGTGGACCCCCAGGAAAAGACGGTGGAGGAGTTCCGCCTGGAAAGAGGTATTTACATGCTTATCCGCCGCTGGGAAAAAGAGGAACCTTTTACACCTGAACTCTTCCCGGGTCTGGCGGTTGAACTGGCAAAAGTTTGGGCTTAG
- a CDS encoding MTH1187 family thiamine-binding protein: MAVLEVVIAPLGTGSTSLSPYVADAHRVLQETPGIKYQLTPMGTIIEGELDVLFPLLQRLHEVPFEKGARRSMTIIRIDDRRDKELSMEGKVKSVEEKLVTSK; encoded by the coding sequence ATGGCTGTCCTGGAAGTAGTCATAGCCCCCCTGGGAACAGGCAGTACCAGCCTCAGCCCGTATGTGGCCGATGCCCACAGGGTACTCCAGGAAACGCCGGGAATTAAGTACCAGCTGACGCCCATGGGGACCATTATCGAAGGTGAGCTGGATGTCTTATTTCCCCTATTGCAGCGGCTACACGAAGTACCTTTTGAAAAGGGCGCCCGGCGGTCGATGACCATTATCCGCATTGACGACCGGCGCGATAAGGAGTTGTCCATGGAAGGAAAGGTTAAATCGGTAGAGGAAAAGCTGGTAACAAGCAAATAG
- a CDS encoding ABC transporter ATP-binding protein, which produces MLLKVENLNVYYGAIHALKGIFLEVNEGEIVTLIGANGAGKSTTLKTISGLLRPQSGTITYQGQNINGLPAQAIVKMGISQVPEGRRIFPNLTVRENLELGAYLHRDLEGINKSMQEVFRRFPRLKERQKQMAGTLSGGEQQMLAIGRALMSRPKLMLLDEPSMGLAPILVQEIFNIIREINEQGTTILLVEQNANMALSVAHRGYVLETGRITLAGSAAELASSEAVKKAYLGG; this is translated from the coding sequence TTGCTCCTCAAGGTAGAAAACCTTAATGTCTATTACGGCGCCATCCATGCCCTGAAGGGCATTTTCCTGGAGGTAAATGAAGGCGAAATTGTAACCCTGATCGGGGCCAACGGGGCCGGTAAAAGTACTACCTTGAAAACCATTTCTGGTCTTTTACGGCCCCAGAGCGGCACCATCACCTACCAGGGCCAGAACATTAACGGCCTGCCGGCCCAGGCCATAGTAAAGATGGGCATTTCCCAGGTGCCGGAAGGCCGGCGGATTTTTCCCAATCTCACGGTGCGCGAAAACCTGGAGCTGGGTGCCTACCTGCACCGGGACCTGGAAGGAATAAATAAAAGTATGCAGGAGGTTTTCCGGCGCTTTCCGCGCCTCAAGGAACGCCAGAAACAGATGGCCGGTACCTTAAGCGGCGGTGAACAGCAGATGCTGGCCATCGGCCGGGCGTTGATGTCCCGGCCAAAGCTCATGCTGCTGGACGAGCCGTCCATGGGCCTGGCCCCTATCCTGGTACAGGAAATTTTTAATATCATCAGGGAGATCAACGAACAGGGGACGACGATTTTACTGGTAGAGCAAAACGCCAACATGGCCTTGAGCGTGGCCCACCGCGGTTATGTCTTAGAGACGGGACGGATCACCCTGGCAGGCAGTGCCGCCGAACTGGCCAGCAGCGAAGCCGTCAAAAAGGCCTACCTGGGCGGGTAA
- a CDS encoding ABC transporter ATP-binding protein yields the protein MALLETRDLTISFGGLMAVANVDLCLQQGELVGLIGPNGAGKTTIFNLLTGVYRPTRGEIIFNGQNLVGLKPYQITQRGIARTFQNIRLFGDLSVLDNVRIAYHWHSRYSVLNAILHLPSFHRGEAEILARSKELLRIFKLEPYQHEKAKNLPYGEQRRLEIARALAARPKLLLLDEPAAGMNPQETRELMALINWVRQEFDLTILLIEHDMSLVMGICERIYVLDYGQVIAEGPPEAIRNNERVIEAYLGREVNGVAPQGRKP from the coding sequence GTGGCTCTGCTGGAAACTAGGGATTTGACAATTTCCTTTGGCGGCCTGATGGCGGTAGCCAATGTGGACCTGTGTTTACAGCAGGGAGAACTGGTAGGCCTGATTGGCCCCAACGGTGCGGGGAAAACGACGATTTTTAACCTGCTGACCGGTGTCTACCGTCCCACCAGGGGGGAGATTATTTTTAACGGCCAGAACCTGGTGGGCCTGAAACCCTACCAGATTACCCAGCGGGGGATTGCCAGGACCTTTCAGAATATCCGCCTTTTTGGCGATCTGAGTGTGCTGGATAATGTCCGTATTGCCTACCACTGGCACAGCCGCTACAGTGTACTCAACGCCATTTTACACCTGCCCTCCTTTCACCGGGGCGAGGCAGAGATACTGGCACGGAGTAAAGAACTCCTGCGGATATTTAAACTGGAACCCTATCAGCATGAAAAAGCCAAAAATTTGCCTTACGGCGAACAGCGCCGGCTGGAGATTGCCCGTGCCCTGGCGGCCCGGCCTAAACTCCTCTTGCTGGACGAGCCGGCGGCCGGGATGAACCCCCAGGAAACAAGGGAATTAATGGCCTTGATCAACTGGGTACGGCAGGAGTTCGACCTGACGATTTTATTAATCGAGCACGACATGTCCCTGGTAATGGGCATTTGCGAGCGCATTTATGTCCTGGATTACGGCCAGGTTATTGCCGAGGGACCACCAGAGGCCATTCGCAACAACGAACGGGTTATCGAGGCTTATCTGGGGCGGGAGGTGAACGGTGTTGCTCCTCAAGGTAGAAAACCTTAA
- a CDS encoding branched-chain amino acid ABC transporter permease, with protein sequence MRFSKKNLLTLAGALLVYFLIFSLQSLGMISKFQEINLMMLGINIILAVSLNLIVGFTGQLALGHAGFMAVGAYVAAILTMKLHQPFLLAIIAGALAAALAGIIIGLPTLRLKGDYLAIATLGFGEIIKGVANNINYIGGAAGMIGIPRLTSWTWLYLMMVLTILVIVNFLNSTHGRACVAIRENEIAAETMGINTTYYKVLAFAIGAFFAGIAGALYAHYFYLIQPTTFTFFRSFDILVMVVFGGLGSITGSIIAAAAITLINAALQDLAVLRMVIYAILLIVIMVFRPQGLMGTKEFTLDRWVPKRGEASGSAGN encoded by the coding sequence GTGCGGTTTAGCAAGAAAAATCTTCTTACCCTGGCCGGTGCGCTACTGGTGTACTTCCTCATCTTTAGCCTCCAGTCCCTGGGTATGATCAGCAAGTTCCAGGAAATTAACTTGATGATGCTGGGGATCAACATCATCCTGGCGGTAAGCTTAAACCTCATCGTCGGCTTCACCGGCCAGCTGGCCCTGGGGCATGCCGGCTTTATGGCCGTCGGCGCCTATGTGGCTGCCATCCTAACCATGAAGCTGCACCAGCCTTTCTTACTGGCCATTATAGCCGGGGCACTGGCGGCTGCTCTAGCGGGGATAATTATCGGCCTGCCAACCTTACGCCTGAAGGGCGATTACCTGGCCATCGCCACCCTTGGCTTTGGTGAAATTATCAAGGGGGTGGCCAATAATATCAACTACATTGGCGGCGCCGCCGGGATGATTGGTATCCCGCGCCTGACCAGCTGGACCTGGCTCTACCTGATGATGGTGCTGACCATCCTGGTTATAGTCAATTTTCTTAATTCTACCCACGGCCGCGCCTGTGTGGCCATCCGGGAAAATGAGATTGCCGCCGAAACCATGGGTATCAATACCACTTACTATAAAGTCCTGGCCTTTGCCATAGGCGCCTTTTTTGCCGGGATTGCCGGTGCCCTCTATGCCCATTATTTTTATCTCATCCAGCCGACCACTTTTACCTTTTTCCGCTCCTTTGACATCCTGGTCATGGTAGTCTTTGGCGGCCTGGGAAGCATCACCGGCTCCATTATTGCCGCGGCAGCCATTACCCTTATTAATGCCGCCCTCCAGGACCTGGCCGTTTTAAGGATGGTTATCTACGCCATATTATTGATTGTCATCATGGTTTTCCGCCCCCAGGGTTTAATGGGCACCAAGGAATTTACCCTGGACCGCTGGGTGCCGAAACGAGGTGAAGCCAGTGGCTCTGCTGGAAACTAG
- a CDS encoding branched-chain amino acid ABC transporter permease produces MAGFLQQVINGLSLGSIYALIALGYTMVYGIIQLINFAHGDILMVGAYIGFFAVVYLKLNIWWAFIIAMAGASLLGVIIERVAYKPLRNAPRLAALITAIGMSLLLENGGLMVLGTDIRSYPGGIITNKQLPLSVLGMQLTATTLQLLILAVTVVMMVVLQYIVHYTRTGKAMRAVSHDPDAARLMGINVDNTISVTFALGSAFAAVAGILLGLYYNTIQPLMGIMPGLKAFVAAVIGGIGLIPGAMLGGFALGVFETMVSGYWSSKMRDPIVFILLILILLLKPAGLLGKNNTEKV; encoded by the coding sequence GTGGCCGGGTTTCTCCAGCAGGTAATTAACGGCTTATCCCTGGGCAGCATTTATGCCCTCATCGCCCTGGGCTATACCATGGTTTACGGCATTATTCAACTGATTAATTTTGCCCACGGCGACATCTTGATGGTGGGAGCTTATATCGGTTTTTTTGCGGTAGTCTATTTAAAGCTCAACATCTGGTGGGCCTTTATCATCGCCATGGCCGGCGCAAGCCTCCTGGGCGTCATTATTGAACGGGTGGCCTATAAGCCTTTACGCAATGCGCCCCGCCTGGCGGCCCTGATCACGGCCATAGGCATGTCCCTGTTGCTGGAAAACGGGGGCCTGATGGTCCTGGGGACCGACATCCGCTCTTACCCGGGTGGTATAATCACCAACAAGCAGCTACCCTTATCAGTCCTGGGCATGCAGCTGACGGCCACTACCCTGCAGCTGTTGATCCTGGCCGTTACTGTGGTGATGATGGTTGTCCTGCAGTATATTGTCCATTACACCAGGACCGGTAAAGCCATGCGGGCCGTCTCCCACGACCCGGATGCCGCCAGGCTCATGGGTATCAATGTAGATAACACCATTTCCGTTACCTTTGCCCTGGGCTCGGCCTTTGCCGCTGTGGCCGGTATTCTCCTGGGTCTCTATTACAATACCATCCAGCCATTAATGGGCATTATGCCGGGTTTAAAGGCCTTTGTGGCGGCTGTTATCGGGGGCATTGGCCTGATCCCCGGCGCCATGCTGGGGGGCTTTGCCTTAGGGGTCTTTGAAACCATGGTCAGCGGTTACTGGAGCAGTAAAATGAGGGATCCTATCGTCTTTATCCTTTTGATTTTAATCCTGCTGCTCAAGCCGGCCGGTCTACTGGGCAAGAACAACACGGAGAAGGTGTAG